A genomic segment from Pelobates fuscus isolate aPelFus1 chromosome 7, aPelFus1.pri, whole genome shotgun sequence encodes:
- the LOC134568003 gene encoding kunitz-type serine protease inhibitor conotoxin Cal9.1a-like isoform X2, translated as MDEDGTESTLLSDDKTIPTATVTHERRKRDTSEYDICSLPMQEGDCGKFTLRWYYNRLVGECRPFVYSGCGGNANRFDEKELCDLQCVHRKEEKPQDGSENTKKTGLNA; from the exons ATGGACGAGGATGGGACCGAGAGCACTCTGCTGTCTGATG aTAAGACAATACCAACAGCGACTGTTACTCATGAACGAAGGAAAAGAGATACTTCAGAATACG ATATCTGCAGCTTGCCCATGCAGGAGGGAGACTGTGGCAAGTTCACCTTGAGGTGGTATTACAATCGCTTGGTGGGAGAGTGTCGTCCATTTGTGTACAGTGGCTGTGGTGGAAATGCCAACCGGTTTGATGAGAAGGAGCTGTGTGACTTGCAGTGTGTTCATAGGAAGGAAG AAAAACCACAAGACGGTAGCGAAAACACTAAGAAAACTGGATTAAATgcataa
- the LOC134568003 gene encoding collagen alpha-1(XXVIII) chain-like isoform X1 codes for MSIFLSNCFCGLFTAGRELKVVVNTNDPDYEHVYSIEDYHEGMDEDGTESTLLSDDKTIPTATVTHERRKRDTSEYDICSLPMQEGDCGKFTLRWYYNRLVGECRPFVYSGCGGNANRFDEKELCDLQCVHRKEEKPQDGSENTKKTGLNA; via the exons ATGAGTATATTTCTTTCAAACTGtttttgtggtttatttacaGCCGGTAGAGAACTCAAAGTGGTGGTGAACACCAATGATCCGGATTATGAGCATGTGTATTCCATAGAGGATTACCACGAAGGCATGGACGAGGATGGGACCGAGAGCACTCTGCTGTCTGATG aTAAGACAATACCAACAGCGACTGTTACTCATGAACGAAGGAAAAGAGATACTTCAGAATACG ATATCTGCAGCTTGCCCATGCAGGAGGGAGACTGTGGCAAGTTCACCTTGAGGTGGTATTACAATCGCTTGGTGGGAGAGTGTCGTCCATTTGTGTACAGTGGCTGTGGTGGAAATGCCAACCGGTTTGATGAGAAGGAGCTGTGTGACTTGCAGTGTGTTCATAGGAAGGAAG AAAAACCACAAGACGGTAGCGAAAACACTAAGAAAACTGGATTAAATgcataa